In Anomalospiza imberbis isolate Cuckoo-Finch-1a 21T00152 chromosome 19, ASM3175350v1, whole genome shotgun sequence, a genomic segment contains:
- the LOC137485205 gene encoding LOW QUALITY PROTEIN: CMRF35-like molecule 2 (The sequence of the model RefSeq protein was modified relative to this genomic sequence to represent the inferred CDS: inserted 2 bases in 1 codon), protein MQLLPLLTWALLPGCGAVTGPGIVRGFLGGSLSVTCTYQPDWEKFPKFWCKPSRIIVFTCGNDIILTSKPEQGRFSIRDNHTHRAFTVTVDGLSEEDAGTFLCGVRTGRFLRDESAAVEVIVISASSTLPSSTYVTTVSSDLILSVTGRTQTISQGEILRSTSSPSTPQLLNVVEHILTPAITVVLFLLAVAAGVLVILSRKKKVTSILHPALSGAAIEMDRTCSMSPTGAEALDYADINHDTGAAESQYSSAEAFHRLETLSVEYTEVKQSAQLLEEERGALYASVQKPMRQQEQIYANVPXQPSEELYCTVWGR, encoded by the exons atgcagctcctgcctctgctcacCTGGGCGCTGCTGCCAG GCTGCGGCGCCGTGACGGGGCCCGGCATTGTGCGGGGATTCCTGGGGGGCTCCCTGTCGGTCACCTGCACGTACCAGCCGGACTGGGAGAAGTTTCCGAAGTTCTGGTGCAAACCAAGTAGAATTATTGTTTTTACCTGTGGTAACGACATCATCCTCACGTCGAAGCCCGAGCAGGGCCGGTTCTCCATCCGGGACAACCACACACACCGGGCATTCACGGTGACTGTGGATGGTCTGTCCGAGGAGGACGCGGGCACCTTCCTCTGTGGGGTGCGAACAGGAAGATTTTTGCGCGATGAAAGTGCTGCTGTGGAGGTGATCGTGATCTCAG CTTCTTCCACCCTCCCATCATCGACCTATGTGACCACCGTGTCCTCTGATCTCATTCTCTCTGTAACAGGCCGCACACAGACAATTTCCCAGGGGGAAATTTTGCGATCAACATCAAGTCCCTCCACCCCTCAACT cttGAATGTGGTTGAGCACATCCTCACTCCAGCCATCACTGTGGTCCTCTTTTTGCTTGCAGTGGCTGCTGGTGTTCTAGTAATACTCTCCAGGAAAAAGAAGG TCACATCCATCCTTCATCCAGCCCTTTCTGGAGCAGCCATAGAGATGGACAGGACTTGCAGCATGTCACCTACA GGAGCAGAAGCCTTGGACTATGCAGACATTAACCACGACACAGGCGCGGCTGAGAGCCAGTACAGCAGCGCTGAGGCTTTCCACCGCCTGGAAACGCTCTCGGTGGAGTACACAGAGGTCAAGCAGAGTGCTCAG cttttggAAGAGGAAAGAGGGGCATTATATGCCAGCGTGCAGAAGCCCATgcggcagcaggagcagatctATGCCAACGTGCC CCAGCCCAGTGAAGAGCTCTACTGCACAGTGTGGGGGAGATGA
- the LOC137485451 gene encoding LOW QUALITY PROTEIN: CMRF35-like molecule 5 (The sequence of the model RefSeq protein was modified relative to this genomic sequence to represent the inferred CDS: inserted 1 base in 1 codon), with amino-acid sequence MPVAASADAHTSTEVVAEAKEEAKPQRHNEEQQQGCPDAYMWLLLALASALLPDSGAVTGPGTVQGFLXGTLSVTCTYQPGRETLPKFCCKPSTRTGITCATYIVSTSKLEPEAQQGLFSILNSCVLQAFRVTVERLVKEDAGTLRCGMQKGFSPLHESADVEVIITPGRSLHVLPIATVTPTLRGRGQSAEGGFTPNVTGPRGPSGTRCIHPSSAPATPTLPPDTPQQTGSTFRYFPVLAGLQLLALLAVSAPVLWVSPRGR; translated from the exons CAACGGAGGTGGTAGCAGAGGCAAAAGAGGAAGCAAAGCCCCAGAGACACaatgaagagcagcagcagggctgccccGACGCGTACATGTGGCTCCTGCTGGCGCTGGCCTCGGCACTACTGCCAG ACTCCGGGGCAGTGACAGGGCCCGGCACCGTGCAGGGATTCC AGGGAACCCTGTCGGTCACCTGCACGTACCAGCCTGGCCGGGAGACGTTACCGAAATTCTGTTGCAAACCGAGTACTCGTACTGGTATTACCTGTGCCACCTACATCGTCAGCACCTCGAAATTGGAGCCCgaggcgcagcagggcctgttCTCCATTCTGAACAGCTGCGTGCTCCAGGCATTCAGGGTGACTGTGGAGCGTCTGGTCAAAGAGGATGCGGGCACGCTCCGCTGTGGGATGCAAAAGGGATTTTCCCCTTTACATGAGAGTGCTGATGTGGAGGTCATCATAACCCCGGGTCGGTCCTTGCACGTTTTGCCCATAGCAACAGTGACCCCCACGttgcggggccggggccagaGTGCGGAAGGAGGTTTCACCCCGAACGTGACAGGACCACGGGGCCCGTCTGGAACCCGCTGCATCCATCCTTCCTCCGCACCTGCAACCCCGACGCTCCCGCCGGACACTCCTCAGCAGACCGGCAGCACTTTCCGCTACTTCCCGGTGCTGgccgggctgcagctgctggcgCTGCTGGCCGTGAGCGCACCCGTGCTCTGGGTCAGCCCGCGGGGCCGCTAA